The window tttctttttttaaaacaaaaaattcaaatcataagATTTCTATTATAACTAAGATATTATTACTTAAAACTTACGAAACTCATTGTATTtcgtaaatataaatatatatatatatatatattgtttcacaaagaaggttattcaaaaaatatatctttgtttcataaagaaCGCCATTCTACATTTTTACTAACTTTTTTACACTATGTTTCTTCGTCATCCTTTAATCTACTATGTTTCCGCatgatatttaattaataactaaattatttaaagcaaATAGATAGTGCTTTCACTGAAAGTAATTCGTCTGATTTCTTATTTGTTGAACTAAAACCTGATTCGTTAAAAATTACATCATTTGTATATTCAGAAATATCCCCCTGTAATCGTTTATATAATCCTAAGAAGATAAATAACAGAGAAATCTGAACTCTTTCTATTATTAATTCCACTATGACGTCTATCGAATTTTAATAATACAGTCTATCCCGGTTCTGTCACAACACTATAATTATTGcattggttttttttctctaccaAAGAATAatcgctgttttttttttttgttgccaacGAAAATATGTTTTTCTGTCTACGAATAATTGCAGTTTTAAGACAAAGTGTTTGAGAGCGACGTACAAAATGTGAAATAGACATATTGACAATTCATATTCGTGAATAATATGATCTAGAACAAGTGACCAAATAAAAGATTTTGTACGTCGTTATCAAATTTATagaagtttatataataataataattcatgatttcaaattatttttgccAGCAAAAAGTTATTTAGATTTGGactattacaaaaataataaaaaaatttgttagaaaatccaaatatagATTGGGTGCGTGGAACCAAGTACTCATCCAAAAAATGAATTACAGATTTTGTAAcatttgagaaaaaataaaaaaagaataatttaattaatggttAAGAAGcatatatcatatcatatcgGCACACGATGTGGCTTACCTCAAGTCTCAAgatcataaaaataataaataccaAAAGAGATAGCGTCACGACACGAGTGACTCTGAGCCACAAATACTTACGTAAGGCTTTAAATAGTCTAATTGAGCTACACTTCTCGAAGGAGTTTTGCATGTGTGTCTGGTTTAATATCTGGCTGAGTCAGCGACATGAGATCGCGcaaaggttttaaaataatcaaacacaagaatcaatacaataaaagtagaaCGTTTCTCATTTCTTATTGACATATTAGCCTCAACACTAAAGCTGATGTTGATACATTAGTTAAAAATAGtaaccaataaaattaaaatattaatacaaatcagttataattttgcttatatatcacccttaaaattattttaaaaacctagaaaataatattatatgtttataaatatcaTCTGAACTGAAACCTTTAATTTAcgaggaaacaaaataaaaacgttaGAAACGATTGCATAATTTGACTTTGTTTAGAGAGATCGAgcaagaaaataagaaagaagaagaaggatgtgTTTGGTGTTCGTGTGCGATCAAGACGAGAGGGTGATTGGAAGGTACGCAGCTCCTGGAGCGTGTCCGTATTGCGGCGGAGCAGTTCAAGTGGTTGACGTTAATAGCCAATGGAGAATTTGCTTCGTTCCTCTCTCTAATAAAGGCAAACATCGCCATCTCTGTTCCACTTGCGGTAAACGCCTCGTCGTCCATGGCTGGAaccaccataaaaaaaaaaaaactctaatttcCTCCGACTCCGAGAGATCATTTCTATAatgtaaatattcaaatttctGAGTTGCTTTGTGTATCGTATTTGTAAAcgtttgtaacaaaataaaagaacatgtcTACTGTTCTATGATTTCTCAGTTTATGTATGAATCATGATTATGAAATATTCAGCTTAcagaaatgcaaaaaaaaaaaaaaaaagagggttcACTTGCAAAGTTTGAGCTtcttgaagaaagaagagacttGAGATTTGGGATAAGGCTTCGTAGCGAACTAGCGATACAAGTCGGAATATTCTCCGGCTGCTCCATCCATAGCTTATGAGAGAATCCTCCTAATTTCAATTTCTATGAGAAATTCATCATCTATTATGATTCAAATTGTTACAGTTCTTGGTCGAATTGTGAAATCTTGAAAAACATGATCTCGTTGCTCCcctaaatttgatatttttagagtttttgatGCAACGATTATTgatcttttattctttatatGTAGAGAAAAGATATTGGATTATATATAGAAGTATGACAAAACatgcaaaaactaaacaagaaaaaactaGAATGCATCAAAGTTGCTATTATTTCTCATTTAGCTCCCCTCATAAAACATACAAGAATTCATTGATTCaataaaagaaccaaacaaaCTCAATGCCAAAATAACCTGTAAGCTAATGTTTTACTTGACAAGTTGATCAACaagtaaaatctaaaaacaacatccgcggcgtagcgcgggtattAACCTAGTAATATACTAACACCAAAATGGTCCAAAGTGATACATATAATGACAATAGCAAAAAAGAAAGCGTTTGCAATTGCCGTTGCGTTTGCATAAAGAAATTTgtcttttttcgttttatttgtttttacttcttttaacCATACTAGGAAGAACTTGGCCCACTGGCTAGCTCTTTAAACCCACAAGGGGTTATATAGTTTGATTTGAACAAGGAGAGTGTTAGCCACCAGTCTTGTAAATGATCCGTCATGGAATTTGTCTTCTTCAAAAAGtttgaagtaaacaaaaatattgagtatttttgatgattcttgatgatgatgttaaaaATGGTTTGTATGGTCACCAATAGTTGTTTACAAATCCCAGCGCTAAACATTCTGCTTCCAACCACCTCGTCAAACCGTGCAATTGATCCATAACCGCCAAAGCAATTGATCTGATACATTCAGTGGGCTTTGAGGATACATTCAGTAGGCTTTAAAGTCCAAGAGTTTCTTAGTAGTTGCTAAGTTTTATCAATTGAGTATGGATAGTGTAAAGTAACTATGGTTTGTTTAGGGGTTCTCATGAGTCTCCACTTATATAAGATGTCTAAAAGGGATTTATCGAGTATTTGGTGAGGTCTTTTTGGGGGAGTGGGAGGAGCTCCAATAATAAAATCCTCAGTTCCTCTTGTAATTCCAGTTTCTATAATCTATCATATCCATTTCTATAAGCAAAGTGTATCAAATAATATGGAAGGATGATTCTCATTGAAGTATAAACAGGAGTACTTATACAAGGAGTGGAGACTAGGGTATTCATATAGGAATAAATAcacaatatatttctttacatatatatagaggattGACATCCTATCATCATTAACGTGATTGATACGAATCTCCTTTACATCCCCCCTCAAGATGAAGGCAGATGTCTAACGCCAATCTTGCTGCGTAGCTCCTGGAACCGTGAACGATGAAGTGGTTTCATAAGGCCTTCAGCTAACTAATCATGTGTAGAGATATGTGAGACACGAAGAGCACCAGATTGTATATGACCACGAACGAAATGATAGTCAAGTGCAATGTGTTTCATTCGAGAGTGGAAGACTGGATTTGCACATAGATACGTCGCACCCATGTTGTCGGAGTAAACAACTGGTGCAACCGGTAACATGACTCCCATCTCCGATAAAAGAGAACAAATCCATTGTAGTTTAGAGGCAGCATTGGCGATGGCACGATATTCTGCCTCCGTTGAAGATCGAGCTACGCTTCGTTGTTTCTTCGAACTCCACGAGATTGG is drawn from Camelina sativa cultivar DH55 chromosome 1, Cs, whole genome shotgun sequence and contains these coding sequences:
- the LOC109132210 gene encoding uncharacterized protein LOC109132210; the protein is MCLVFVCDQDERVIGRYAAPGACPYCGGAVQVVDVNSQWRICFVPLSNKGKHRHLCSTCGKRLVVHGWNHHKKKKTLISSDSERSFL